The proteins below come from a single Xyrauchen texanus isolate HMW12.3.18 chromosome 1, RBS_HiC_50CHRs, whole genome shotgun sequence genomic window:
- the LOC127648035 gene encoding macrophage mannose receptor 1-like: MERVVFITFLTAVFSSSACVARQYHFVNQNLTWTEAQRYCRENYTDLATINNKNDIEELMKNVESVQLVWIGLHRTENKTWKWSLGDPVFYTGSDSLNQNWTNSQSNDDGDCAYMNNGGWYKSQCSNKTSFICYNDSSDDYIFNSTDMNWTDAQSFCREKHTDLASVRNQNENQTIQQIIKNHTGSDKNVWIGLFRDSWEWSDHSESSFRCWAPQEPNNAGNSENCTVISLNDRRGKYQDWPNNQINKFPFVCYEDQLVLIKQSLTWNEALRYCRENHVDLVSVDSQQIQRRMMNVARSASTTAVWMGLRHSCTMGLWFWLNGEILCYQNWAAGNGTGQEDCSGGLAGAIQSGGDQTWISCPQTQQLNFICTNFKD, encoded by the exons ATGGAGAGAGTTGTATTCATCACTTTTCTGACAG CTGTCTTCAGTTCGTCTGCATGTGTTGCACGTCAGTATCACTTTGTGAATCAGAATTTGACCTGGACTGAAGCTCAGAGATACTGCAGAGAGAATTACACAGATCTGGCCACCATCAACAACAAGAATGACATTGAAGAACTGATGAAGAATGTTGAAAGTGTTCAGCTTGTCTGGATTGGACTGCACAGGACAGAGAATAAAACATGGAAGTGGTCTCTGGGTGACCCTGTTTTCTACACAGGAAGTGATTCACTGAATCAGAACTGGACAAACTCTCAATCAAACGATGATGGTGACTGTGCTTATATGAATAATGGAGGATGGTATAAAAGTCAATGTTCTAACAAAACCTCTTTCATTTGCTATAATG ATAGCAGTGACGATTACATCTTTAACAGTACAGACATGAACTGGACAGACGCTCAGAGTTTCTGCAGAGAGAAACACACAGATCTGGCCAGTGTGAGGAACCAGAATGAGAATCAGACGATTCAGCAGATCATTAAAAATCACACAGGAAGTGATAAGAACGTCTGGATCGGTCTGTTCAGAGACTCATGGGAGTGGTCAGATCACAGTGAATCCTCATTCAGATGCTGGGCACCTCAAGAACCCAATAATGCAGGCAATTCTGAAAACTGTACAGTGATTTCACTCAATGACCGGCGGGGGAAATATCAGGACTGGCCCAATAATCAAATCAACAAGTTCCCCTTTGTCTGTTATGAGG ATCAACTGGTTTTGATTAAACAGAGTCTGACCTGGAATGAAGCTCTGAGATACTGCAGAGAGAATCATGTGGATCTGGTGTCAGTTGATTCTCAGCAGATTCAGCGTCGTATGATGAATGTGGCTAGAAGTGCCTCAACTACAGCTGTGTGGATGGGTCTCCGTCACTCCTGCACTATGGGTCTGTGGTTCTGGTTGAATGGAGAGATCTTGTGCTATCAGAACTGGGCAGCAGGTAACGGCACTGGACAGGAAGACTGCAGTGGAGGACTAGCTGGAGCAATTCAGTCTGGAGGAGATCAGACCTGGATCAGCTGTCCTCAGACTCAACAACTCAACTTCATCTGCACCAACTTTAAag